In Streptomyces sp. P3, one DNA window encodes the following:
- a CDS encoding enoyl-CoA hydratase-related protein, which yields MDNLKLERAGGVVTVRLHRPHVLNALNAELLGELLHVLRPLDTDDSVGCVVVTGSERAFAAGADIKEMAGKSAVEMAREDYFSAWEDFADLRTPRIAAVSGVALGGGCELAMMCDLVIAGESAVFGQPEIKLGVIPGIGGTQRLTRLVGRAKAMDLVLTGRTMDAREAERAGLVSRVVPDDRVLPEAWEAAAAVASYGGAAVRAARECVDRALETGLRDGIRYERRVFHALFATEDQKEGMAAFLEKRRPRFTGR from the coding sequence ATGGACAACCTGAAACTGGAACGCGCGGGCGGGGTCGTGACGGTCCGTCTGCACCGACCGCACGTCCTCAACGCGCTGAACGCGGAACTGCTGGGCGAACTCCTGCACGTCCTGCGCCCGTTGGACACGGACGACTCCGTCGGATGCGTCGTCGTCACCGGCTCCGAACGGGCCTTCGCGGCCGGCGCCGACATCAAGGAGATGGCGGGGAAGTCGGCCGTGGAGATGGCACGGGAGGACTACTTCTCCGCCTGGGAGGACTTCGCGGACCTGCGCACCCCGCGGATCGCCGCGGTGAGCGGCGTCGCCCTCGGCGGCGGCTGCGAACTGGCGATGATGTGCGACCTGGTGATCGCGGGGGAGTCGGCGGTCTTCGGGCAGCCGGAGATCAAGCTGGGGGTGATCCCGGGCATCGGCGGCACCCAGCGCCTGACCCGTCTGGTCGGCCGCGCGAAGGCGATGGACCTGGTCCTCACCGGCCGCACGATGGACGCCCGCGAGGCGGAACGCGCGGGCCTGGTCTCCCGGGTGGTCCCCGACGACCGGGTGCTGCCCGAGGCGTGGGAGGCGGCGGCGGCTGTCGCGTCGTACGGGGGCGCGGCGGTGCGGGCGGCCCGCGAGTGCGTGGACAGGGCCCTGGAGACCGGTCTGCGGGACGGCATCCGCTACGAACGCCGCGTCTTCCACGCCCTGTTCGCGACGGAGGACCAGAAGGAGGGGATGGCCGCGTTCCTCGAGAAGCGCCGGCCGCGCTTCACCGGACGCTGA
- a CDS encoding vancomycin high temperature exclusion protein yields the protein MNIRRPRLPRTRAGRRRLVQAVMAGCVLGLLPATWLYVSTSDRIGTTAQAPRREVAVVFGAGLWDGEPSPYLAHRLDAAAKLYRAGRIEVVLVTGDNSREDYDEPDAMRAYLTRHGVPDRRIVSDYAGFDTWDSCVRAKKIFGVDEAVLISQDFHIRRAVALCEAAGVDSYGVGVAARHDVTWYYGGAREVLAAGKAALDAVFEPDPRFLGPKEQGVARASAAAR from the coding sequence ATGAACATCCGTCGACCGCGGCTGCCGCGCACCCGCGCCGGGCGGCGCCGGCTGGTGCAGGCCGTGATGGCCGGGTGCGTGCTCGGGCTGCTGCCGGCCACCTGGCTGTACGTGTCCACGTCCGACCGGATCGGCACGACGGCGCAGGCGCCGCGCCGGGAGGTCGCCGTGGTGTTCGGGGCGGGGCTGTGGGACGGCGAGCCCTCGCCGTACCTCGCGCACCGGCTGGACGCGGCGGCGAAGCTGTACCGGGCCGGCCGGATCGAGGTCGTCCTCGTGACGGGCGACAACAGCCGCGAGGACTACGACGAACCCGACGCGATGCGCGCCTATCTGACGAGGCACGGCGTGCCGGACCGGCGGATCGTCAGCGACTACGCCGGGTTCGACACCTGGGACTCGTGTGTACGCGCCAAGAAGATCTTCGGCGTGGACGAGGCCGTGCTGATCAGCCAGGACTTCCACATCCGGCGGGCGGTCGCGCTGTGCGAGGCGGCGGGCGTCGACTCCTACGGCGTCGGCGTCGCCGCCAGGCACGACGTCACCTGGTACTACGGGGGCGCCCGGGAGGTCCTGGCGGCCGGAAAGGCCGCCCTGGACGCGGTGTTCGAGCCGGATCCCCGGTTCCTCGGGCCGAAGGAGCAGGGGGTGGCCCGGGCGTCGGCGGCAGCCAGGTGA
- a CDS encoding sirohydrochlorin chelatase, whose protein sequence is MSQPRLVHLDGRRRPGPPALVVVAHGSRDPRALSTVRALLDVVRAERPGLAVHLGHIELNEPLLTDTLAALDAGGTTDAVLVPLLLARGHHVKHDIPETAARARLRTRVAAPLGPHPLLAKTLHARLTEAGWRTPATERERRSSAVVLAAAGSRDPDAATDTRRTARLLAERLGVPVVPAYASTAAPTVATALRALAARGRDRVAVASCFTAPGRFATEAAQAAPWIAAAPLGVHPLMADLLLHRYDRALAADGRSDAA, encoded by the coding sequence ATGAGCCAGCCACGCCTCGTCCACCTCGACGGCCGCCGGCGACCCGGCCCGCCCGCGCTGGTCGTCGTCGCCCACGGCAGCCGTGACCCGCGCGCCCTGAGCACCGTCCGCGCGCTCCTGGACGTCGTCCGCGCCGAGCGCCCCGGCCTGGCGGTGCACCTCGGGCACATCGAGCTGAACGAGCCCCTGCTCACGGACACCCTGGCCGCTCTGGACGCCGGCGGCACGACGGACGCGGTCCTCGTCCCGCTGCTCCTCGCCCGCGGCCACCACGTCAAGCACGACATCCCCGAGACGGCGGCGCGGGCCCGGCTGCGCACGCGTGTGGCCGCACCGCTGGGACCGCATCCCCTGCTGGCAAAGACCCTGCACGCACGCCTGACCGAGGCCGGCTGGCGCACGCCGGCGACCGAGCGGGAGCGCCGGTCGAGCGCGGTGGTCCTGGCGGCGGCCGGCTCCCGCGACCCCGACGCGGCGACCGACACCCGCCGCACGGCACGACTGCTCGCCGAACGGCTGGGCGTGCCGGTCGTCCCCGCCTACGCGTCGACGGCGGCCCCGACGGTCGCGACGGCGTTGCGGGCCCTGGCCGCTCGAGGACGCGACCGGGTGGCGGTGGCCTCCTGCTTCACGGCCCCCGGCCGTTTCGCGACGGAGGCCGCGCAGGCGGCCCCGTGGATCGCCGCGGCCCCGCTGGGCGTCCACCCCCTGATGGCGGACCTCCTGCTCCACCGCTACGACCGGGCCCTCGCGGCGGACGGCCGGAGCGACGCCGCCTGA
- a CDS encoding deoxyguanosinetriphosphate triphosphohydrolase gives MEGTAHPDTAYDPTSVARWAPEPDKRPGRTAFQRDRARVLHSSALRRLAAKTQVVTPGERTPEWDATPRTRLTHSLECAQVGRELGAALGCDPDLVEAACLSHDLGHPPFGHNGEQALNDFARDCGGFEGNAQSLRLLTRIEPKRFTEDGSVGLNLTRATLDAATKYPWPRGGHPTDAGSPKFGVYDDDRPVFDWVREEAPGTRTCFEAQVMDWADDVAYSVHDVEDGLHAGHVDPNCLHAEPERQEIFRVAVGRYVPAGTDPAELAAALDRLQDQEWWPHGYDGTAVAQARLKDATSQLIGRFCLAAEGATRARHHAGRLTRYGAELVVPHETRLECAVLKAVADRYVMQRAEQERLRADQRVVIGELAEALTARAPDGLDPQFRALFDRAADDRARKRVVVDQIASLTDASARSLHRRLTAHSRR, from the coding sequence ATGGAAGGCACCGCACACCCCGACACCGCCTATGACCCGACGTCAGTCGCCCGCTGGGCCCCCGAGCCCGACAAACGCCCCGGCCGTACCGCCTTCCAGCGCGACCGCGCGCGTGTCCTGCACTCGTCGGCGCTCAGAAGGCTCGCGGCCAAGACGCAGGTGGTCACCCCGGGAGAGCGCACCCCGGAGTGGGACGCGACGCCGCGCACCCGCCTCACCCATTCCCTCGAGTGCGCCCAGGTCGGCCGGGAGCTCGGGGCGGCCCTCGGCTGCGACCCGGACCTGGTCGAGGCGGCCTGCCTCTCCCACGACCTCGGCCATCCGCCCTTCGGCCACAACGGCGAGCAGGCCCTCAACGACTTCGCCCGGGACTGCGGCGGCTTCGAGGGCAACGCCCAGTCGCTGCGCCTGCTGACCAGGATCGAGCCCAAGCGCTTCACGGAGGACGGCTCCGTGGGCCTCAACCTCACCCGGGCCACCCTCGACGCCGCCACCAAGTACCCCTGGCCGCGGGGCGGCCACCCCACCGACGCCGGCTCGCCCAAGTTCGGCGTGTACGACGACGACCGGCCCGTCTTCGACTGGGTCCGCGAGGAGGCCCCGGGCACCCGCACGTGCTTCGAGGCCCAGGTCATGGACTGGGCGGACGACGTGGCGTACTCCGTCCACGACGTGGAGGACGGCCTGCACGCGGGCCATGTCGACCCCAACTGCCTGCACGCCGAACCGGAACGCCAGGAGATCTTCCGGGTCGCCGTGGGCCGCTACGTCCCCGCCGGCACCGACCCGGCCGAGCTCGCCGCCGCCCTCGACCGCCTCCAGGACCAGGAGTGGTGGCCGCACGGCTACGACGGCACGGCGGTGGCCCAGGCCCGCCTCAAGGACGCCACCAGCCAGCTCATCGGCCGTTTCTGCCTCGCCGCCGAGGGCGCCACCCGCGCGCGGCACCACGCCGGCCGCCTCACGCGCTACGGCGCCGAACTGGTCGTCCCGCACGAGACGCGCCTGGAGTGCGCGGTCCTCAAGGCCGTCGCCGACCGGTACGTCATGCAACGCGCCGAACAGGAACGCCTGCGCGCCGACCAGCGCGTCGTCATCGGCGAACTCGCCGAGGCCCTCACCGCCCGCGCCCCCGACGGCCTCGACCCCCAGTTCCGCGCGCTGTTCGACCGGGCCGCCGACGACCGTGCCCGCAAGCGCGTCGTCGTCGACCAGATCGCGTCGCTCACCGACGCCTCCGCCCGCTCGCTGCACCGCCGGCTGACGGCGCACAGCAGACGCTGA
- a CDS encoding NAD(P)/FAD-dependent oxidoreductase has translation MVDADQTFVIVGGGLAGAKAAETLRAEGFTGRVILICDERDHPYERPPLSKGYLLGKEPRESVFVHEPAWYAQNDIELHLGQTVDAIDRTAKTVRFGDDGTLAPYDKLLLATGAEPRRLDIPGTDLAGVHHLRRLSHAERLKGVLAALGRDNGHIVIAGGGWIGLEIAAAAREYGAEVTVVEPEPTPLHGVLGPELGSVFADLHREHGVRFHFGARLTEIVGQDGMVLAARTDDGQEHPAHDVLAAIGAAPRTALAEAAGLEMADRAHGGGVAVDTTLRTSDPDIYAAGDVASFPHGLFDTRLRVEHWANALNGGPAAARAMLGKDVAYDRVPYFFSDQYDLGMEYSGWAPPGTYDEVVIRGDAAKREFIAFWVKSGRVLAGMNVNVWDVTEPIQKLITARAPVDTEALADPHVPLDGLLP, from the coding sequence GTGGTCGACGCGGATCAGACATTCGTCATCGTCGGAGGAGGCCTGGCCGGCGCGAAGGCGGCCGAAACGCTGCGAGCGGAGGGCTTCACCGGCCGCGTGATACTGATCTGCGACGAACGCGACCACCCCTACGAGCGGCCGCCGCTCTCCAAGGGCTACCTGCTCGGCAAGGAGCCGCGCGAGAGCGTCTTCGTGCACGAGCCCGCCTGGTACGCGCAGAACGACATCGAGCTGCACCTCGGCCAGACCGTCGACGCGATCGACCGCACCGCGAAGACGGTCCGCTTCGGCGACGACGGCACACTCGCCCCCTACGACAAGCTGCTGCTGGCCACCGGCGCCGAGCCGCGCCGCCTGGACATCCCCGGCACCGACCTGGCCGGCGTGCACCATCTGCGCCGGCTCTCGCACGCCGAGCGCCTCAAGGGCGTCCTCGCGGCCCTCGGCCGGGACAACGGCCACATCGTGATCGCCGGCGGCGGCTGGATCGGGCTGGAGATCGCGGCGGCGGCCCGCGAGTACGGCGCCGAGGTCACCGTCGTCGAACCCGAGCCGACGCCGCTGCACGGGGTCCTCGGCCCCGAGCTCGGAAGCGTCTTCGCCGACCTGCACCGCGAGCACGGCGTCCGCTTCCACTTCGGCGCCCGGCTCACCGAGATCGTCGGGCAGGACGGCATGGTCCTCGCCGCCCGCACCGACGACGGCCAGGAACACCCGGCGCACGACGTCCTCGCGGCGATCGGCGCGGCCCCGCGCACCGCCCTCGCCGAGGCGGCCGGCCTGGAGATGGCCGACCGGGCCCACGGCGGCGGCGTCGCCGTGGACACGACGCTGCGCACCTCGGACCCTGACATCTACGCCGCCGGCGACGTCGCGTCCTTCCCGCACGGCCTGTTCGACACCCGGCTGCGCGTCGAGCACTGGGCGAACGCCCTGAACGGCGGGCCGGCGGCCGCCCGCGCGATGCTCGGCAAGGACGTCGCCTACGACCGCGTGCCGTACTTCTTCTCCGACCAGTACGACCTGGGCATGGAGTACAGCGGCTGGGCGCCGCCGGGCACGTACGACGAGGTCGTGATCCGCGGCGACGCGGCCAAGCGCGAGTTCATCGCGTTCTGGGTGAAGTCGGGCCGGGTGCTGGCCGGGATGAACGTGAACGTGTGGGACGTCACGGAGCCCATCCAGAAGCTGATCACCGCCAGGGCCCCGGTGGACACGGAGGCACTGGCCGACCCCCACGTCCCCCTGGACGGTCTGCTCCCTTGA